From the genome of Scytonema hofmannii PCC 7110, one region includes:
- a CDS encoding ATP-binding protein yields the protein MLHDPNQMMLFPKLPDEALEEMKQHGTEIELHVDDVLFNEGDSDYCFHVVLEGEIEIAKQVGKETRVLTVHRSGEFMGEISMLTGASSIATARAIAPSRVLRIEIDMFRHILAECSPLADTILTAMAGRTQDVEAQLRQQEKMAALGKMSAGLAHELNNPGAAARRAACQLRENFQDLQTISLKLNLLSREQIKIITDIQYQATDNATRAAKLDPLTQSDKEDEITDWLEDHNINNAWKLAPTLVNGFLDVEKLDFLADNIPSECLGSVLKWLEASLASYGLIDEIEQSTTRISDLVKAIKGYSYMDRAPLQEIDLHEGIENTLLILHHRLKHGVIVNRDYDRTLPKICVYAGELNQVWTNLIDNAIDAMNGKGDLTIRTYKDSDCLVVEIIDTGAGIPLAIQSRIFEPFFTTKGVGKGTGLGLEIAYRIVVNRHHGNINFKSQQGHTCFQIRLPLTVTSDQ from the coding sequence ATGCTGCACGATCCAAATCAAATGATGCTGTTTCCTAAGTTGCCAGATGAAGCTTTGGAGGAAATGAAGCAGCATGGTACGGAAATAGAACTCCATGTAGATGATGTCCTTTTTAATGAAGGTGATTCCGACTATTGCTTTCATGTCGTCCTTGAAGGTGAAATCGAAATTGCAAAGCAAGTTGGTAAAGAGACGAGAGTGCTAACTGTTCACCGATCAGGTGAATTCATGGGTGAAATTTCCATGCTGACTGGTGCAAGTTCTATTGCTACCGCCCGTGCGATCGCACCCAGTCGAGTTTTGCGAATTGAAATAGATATGTTCAGACATATCCTTGCCGAATGTTCGCCTCTAGCTGACACAATTCTAACAGCTATGGCAGGACGCACTCAAGATGTAGAAGCACAACTCAGGCAACAAGAGAAAATGGCAGCATTGGGTAAAATGTCAGCAGGTCTTGCTCATGAATTGAATAATCCAGGGGCTGCGGCGCGACGGGCGGCTTGCCAATTGCGCGAGAACTTTCAAGATTTACAAACTATATCTCTCAAACTTAATTTACTTTCTAGAGAGCAAATTAAAATTATTACCGATATTCAATATCAAGCCACAGATAACGCTACTCGTGCAGCTAAACTCGATCCCCTGACTCAAAGCGACAAAGAAGACGAAATCACAGACTGGTTGGAAGACCATAATATCAACAATGCCTGGAAACTTGCCCCCACATTAGTTAATGGCTTTTTAGATGTTGAAAAGCTGGATTTTCTTGCTGATAATATTCCTAGTGAGTGTCTTGGCAGTGTTCTGAAATGGCTGGAAGCGTCATTGGCATCTTATGGGCTGATCGATGAAATTGAACAAAGCACAACTCGTATTTCCGATTTGGTTAAAGCCATTAAGGGCTATTCCTACATGGATCGAGCACCTTTACAGGAAATAGATTTACACGAGGGAATTGAAAATACTTTACTTATCCTGCACCATCGGCTAAAACATGGAGTCATTGTAAACCGCGATTACGATCGCACTCTACCAAAAATTTGTGTTTATGCAGGTGAACTGAACCAAGTGTGGACAAATTTGATTGACAATGCCATAGATGCAATGAATGGCAAAGGAGATTTGACAATTCGTACTTATAAAGACAGTGATTGTCTGGTGGTAGAAATCATTGATACAGGAGCAGGTATTCCACTAGCAATTCAATCCCGAATTTTTGAACCATTTTTTACAACTAAAGGAGTCGGTAAAGGAACTGGATTGGG